From Hippea alviniae EP5-r, the proteins below share one genomic window:
- the aroA gene encoding 3-phosphoshikimate 1-carboxyvinyltransferase has translation MAKVKRIRPASDKSISHRAVIFSSISKGRVKISNMLFSDDTLRTIKAMQSIGVEIEISSKHVIVNGAGKYSLKEPNNVIDMGNSGTSARLISGLLSAQNFFSVITGDESLRKRPMGRVVKPLSQMGATILARNNNLLPMAIKGTNPTTGIIYKSPVASAQVKSAILLAGLYSHDTVRIEEPYKSRDHSENMLKAFGVDVIVDKNSIELGRNRELTGDFSINVPADISSAAFFMVYAALKENSEIILSDVVLNPTRSGILRVFDMASVDYEIINERVENFEKVGDILVRHTKELSPFTIEGELIPTLIDEIPILSILAVFCDGASYIRNASELRKKESDRIAAICTNLRRVGVEVEEFEDGFAIKGDRNIKLRPAVIDTQFDHRIAMSFSILKAVSGVDINISETKSISVSYPNFLDHLSYVSL, from the coding sequence ATGGCTAAAGTAAAACGAATAAGGCCTGCTTCGGATAAATCCATATCACACAGGGCTGTAATATTCTCGTCAATCTCAAAAGGAAGGGTCAAGATAAGCAACATGCTCTTTTCTGACGATACGCTAAGGACAATAAAAGCCATGCAGTCTATTGGCGTCGAGATAGAGATATCATCAAAGCATGTAATCGTAAATGGAGCAGGTAAATACTCCCTGAAAGAGCCAAACAATGTTATAGACATGGGAAATTCTGGCACTTCTGCAAGACTCATCAGTGGACTTTTATCAGCTCAAAACTTCTTTAGCGTAATAACGGGTGATGAATCGTTAAGAAAAAGGCCTATGGGAAGGGTGGTAAAACCACTCTCTCAGATGGGTGCAACAATACTCGCACGAAACAACAACCTTCTGCCTATGGCTATAAAGGGCACAAACCCAACAACTGGAATCATCTATAAAAGCCCTGTTGCATCTGCTCAGGTTAAATCAGCTATTCTGCTTGCAGGGTTATACTCTCATGATACAGTTAGAATCGAAGAGCCGTATAAATCACGAGACCATTCAGAAAACATGCTTAAAGCATTCGGCGTTGATGTTATCGTTGACAAAAACAGCATAGAGCTTGGGAGAAATAGGGAACTTACTGGTGATTTTAGCATAAATGTTCCAGCTGATATCTCATCTGCCGCTTTCTTTATGGTTTATGCGGCACTTAAGGAGAATTCAGAGATAATCTTAAGCGATGTCGTCCTAAACCCGACAAGAAGCGGCATACTGCGTGTATTTGACATGGCTTCGGTTGATTATGAAATTATAAACGAAAGAGTTGAAAACTTTGAAAAGGTTGGTGATATTCTCGTTAGACACACAAAGGAACTGTCTCCATTTACGATTGAAGGTGAGCTTATACCAACGCTGATTGATGAGATACCTATACTTTCAATCCTTGCCGTGTTCTGCGACGGTGCGAGTTATATAAGGAATGCATCAGAGTTAAGAAAAAAAGAGAGTGATAGGATTGCCGCCATCTGCACAAATCTAAGAAGGGTGGGTGTTGAAGTTGAAGAGTTTGAAGATGGTTTTGCAATAAAAGGCGACAGAAACATAAAACTAAGACCTGCCGTCATCGATACGCAGTTTGACCATAGAATAGCAATGAGCTTTTCAATCTTGAAAGCTGTGAGCGGCGTCGATATAAATATCTCAGAGACAAAATCTATCTCAGTAAGCTATCCAAACTTTTTAGACCATTTAAGTTATGTGAGCCTGTAA
- a CDS encoding tetratricopeptide repeat protein, protein MDVSKKKTEELLQYGIESFLKNRFDKAEMFFSLVLSKEPTNRIARFGVVCIDAIEDGMIEAKDMFSVFVFSSEEQQKAIEELFEKYQDGSSYVDGDVDYLYDLLSLYNVKATSVGEDLYLSKVEPDRNRGVNTNMLLGRVYEKMGDYSKAIDYLAKAVRMKPFDENLRKELFNIVNKKKNSDEK, encoded by the coding sequence ATGGATGTAAGCAAAAAGAAAACAGAAGAGTTATTGCAATACGGCATAGAGAGTTTTCTAAAAAACAGATTTGATAAGGCAGAGATGTTTTTCTCTTTGGTTTTGTCAAAAGAGCCAACAAACAGGATAGCAAGATTTGGCGTTGTCTGTATAGATGCAATAGAAGATGGCATGATTGAAGCAAAGGATATGTTTAGCGTATTTGTATTTTCGTCAGAAGAGCAACAGAAAGCAATAGAAGAGCTGTTTGAGAAGTATCAAGACGGCTCATCTTATGTTGATGGAGATGTGGATTATCTTTACGACTTGCTATCACTTTACAATGTTAAAGCAACAAGCGTAGGCGAAGACCTTTACCTTTCAAAAGTCGAACCAGACAGAAACAGAGGCGTCAACACAAACATGCTGCTTGGCAGGGTGTATGAGAAGATGGGCGACTATTCAAAGGCGATTGATTATTTAGCAAAAGCCGTAAGAATGAAGCCGTTTGATGAGAATTTAAGAAAAGAGTTGTTTAACATAGTCAACAAGAAGAAAAACAGCGATGAGAAGTAA
- a CDS encoding 2-hydroxyacid dehydrogenase produces MKVLITRRIPENGINILKSKFEVILNKENRNLTHKEIKALSRDVFGIVSMVSDRIDQEIIENAKNLKIIANYGVGINNVDIEAATKKGILFTNTPDVLTQATAELGFALIISLARNITAADRFVREGKFVGFDPVLFLGKELYEKTIGIIGMGRIGSQIARMSRFGFNMRVIYYNRNRNPYDNLVDAERVELKELLKRSDVIVVSAPLNEKSKHMLSYDEFKLMKNDAIFVNIGRGEIVNTDALIDKAQKNPDFKVGLDVYENEPNFDKRLLNLKNCILLPHIGSATFKAREKMAEIVAENIVKVYEGECPDFAVNGGQLCNAKD; encoded by the coding sequence ATGAAGGTTTTAATAACACGAAGGATACCAGAAAACGGCATAAACATATTAAAGTCAAAATTTGAAGTTATACTGAATAAAGAAAACAGAAACCTAACACATAAAGAGATAAAAGCGCTAAGCAGAGATGTATTTGGCATAGTAAGTATGGTTTCAGATAGAATAGATCAAGAGATTATAGAAAATGCAAAAAATCTAAAAATCATAGCCAATTACGGTGTTGGAATAAACAATGTCGATATAGAAGCTGCAACTAAAAAAGGTATTCTGTTTACAAACACGCCTGATGTTCTAACTCAAGCAACGGCTGAGCTTGGTTTTGCCCTTATTATCTCATTAGCAAGGAATATAACAGCTGCCGATAGATTCGTCAGAGAAGGAAAATTTGTCGGCTTTGACCCTGTGTTGTTTTTGGGTAAAGAGCTATATGAAAAAACAATTGGAATTATAGGAATGGGAAGGATTGGCTCTCAAATAGCAAGAATGTCTCGTTTTGGGTTTAACATGAGAGTCATCTATTACAATAGAAACAGGAACCCTTACGACAATCTCGTTGACGCAGAAAGGGTTGAACTCAAAGAGCTATTAAAAAGAAGCGATGTAATTGTTGTATCTGCTCCGTTAAACGAGAAAAGCAAACACATGTTGTCTTACGATGAGTTTAAACTAATGAAAAACGATGCAATCTTCGTAAACATAGGCAGAGGAGAGATAGTAAACACAGACGCTTTAATAGATAAAGCCCAAAAGAATCCAGACTTTAAAGTCGGCCTTGATGTATATGAAAATGAGCCAAACTTCGACAAAAGACTTTTAAATCTTAAAAACTGCATCCTGCTTCCACATATAGGCTCTGCCACTTTTAAAGCACGAGAGAAAATGGCAGAAATAGTTGCAGAAAATATAGTCAAAGTGTATGAAGGTGAGTGTCCTGATTTTGCAGTTAACGGAGGTCAGCTATGCAATGCAAAAGATTGA
- a CDS encoding KdsC family phosphatase, protein MEIKLIIMDVDGVLTDGRIILDDNGIEYKFFDVKDGHIFHIIKGFGIKLAFLSGRYSKVTQIRAEQLEVDDCFQNQHNKLDAFKELKNKYKLSNDEIAYIGDDVIDIPPMILAGFSACPSDAHEEVKKVSDYISKYEGGRGAVRDIIEYIMKQQGLWDKMMEKYLLLDRYDIV, encoded by the coding sequence ATGGAGATAAAGCTTATTATTATGGATGTTGACGGTGTTCTTACAGATGGCAGAATTATATTAGACGACAACGGAATAGAATACAAGTTCTTTGATGTCAAAGATGGGCATATCTTTCATATCATAAAGGGTTTTGGTATAAAACTTGCCTTTTTAAGCGGCAGATACTCAAAAGTAACTCAAATAAGAGCAGAACAGTTAGAAGTTGACGACTGTTTCCAAAATCAGCACAACAAATTAGATGCATTTAAAGAGCTTAAAAACAAATATAAACTATCAAACGATGAGATAGCATACATAGGCGATGATGTCATCGACATACCACCTATGATATTAGCAGGTTTTTCTGCCTGTCCATCAGACGCACACGAAGAAGTGAAAAAGGTCAGCGATTACATATCAAAATACGAAGGCGGCAGGGGAGCAGTAAGAGACATCATCGAATACATAATGAAACAGCAGGGATTGTGGGATAAGATGATGGAGAAATACCTGCTCTTAGACAGATATGATATCGTTTAA
- the lptC gene encoding LPS export ABC transporter periplasmic protein LptC, whose protein sequence is MISFKKLTLLVGYLAFFLFFGVLAFLFLGFVQREVAPQQKVRFEVKEKAKGVDLWRVANNKRYHLIAADMIKRKDGVIELFKPNLWIIEKNKPDVYIKSDKAYVYPNNSVLAKGNVYLKREDLNIKGSDVFYNSKDSTLSSKNAFNGFNKKSKFKGESFVYLINSDILKAKRVDIWLK, encoded by the coding sequence ATGATATCGTTTAAGAAACTTACACTTCTTGTTGGCTATCTTGCTTTTTTTCTATTTTTTGGAGTCTTGGCGTTTCTGTTTTTGGGCTTTGTTCAGCGTGAAGTTGCACCACAGCAGAAGGTAAGGTTTGAAGTCAAAGAGAAGGCAAAGGGCGTTGATTTATGGAGAGTTGCAAATAACAAGCGATATCATCTCATCGCAGCTGATATGATTAAAAGAAAAGATGGCGTTATAGAGCTGTTTAAACCAAACCTGTGGATAATAGAGAAGAACAAACCCGATGTTTACATAAAGTCTGACAAGGCTTATGTCTATCCCAACAACAGTGTTCTGGCAAAAGGCAATGTTTATTTAAAAAGGGAAGATTTAAACATAAAAGGCTCTGATGTATTTTACAACAGCAAAGATTCAACCTTATCAAGCAAAAATGCCTTCAATGGGTTCAACAAAAAGTCAAAATTCAAGGGAGAATCGTTTGTTTACCTGATTAACAGCGACATTCTAAAGGCAAAAAGGGTGGATATATGGCTAAAGTAA
- a CDS encoding ATP-dependent helicase, which yields MQQSNYIINPLNEEQKQAVITCDCNLLIIAGAGSGKTKTLTHKIAYILNEGLAKPHQILALTFTNKAAGEMRERIEKLIGSSSSSMWIGTFHSIALRILRNEGIKPTIYDTKDSESLIKEILKRLNIDSKKYTPRSFLSKISLFKLKLKKPEDIEITRPFDKILKSVYKSYEEELKKANAVDFDNIILKTIDLLENNSEIREKYSNRFKYIFIDEYQDTNYPQYLMVRLLYNGLNRVCAVGDEDQSIYSFRGAEVENIMKFDKDYDNCKIVKLQKNYRSAQEILNIANTLISKNSFRNEKQLYSDKTGGRITIKGLPTDSDEADFVARKILILRENGESLSDIAVLYRTNSQSRAIEEALIRYSIPYNIIGSKRFLERKEIKDILAYLRLLVNRDDNVSFLRAINSHPRGIGAKLIEKIQKRAEEDNISLFEASKRLIDDNLLAAKQKKALGDFLSIFDAVDTTKRVDLIIDEILSVSGYKNHLEDKANSDRIENVMELKNSGSLDSLDEFLEGLSLLDYSSDLEKETESVKLMTIHAAKGLEFNSVFVVGLEEGLFPNEGLKQSELDIEEERRLFYVAITRAKTNLFITYAQARKKSAQYSYTKPSRFLKELNENRKNPEELKRGDKVKHSIFGEGVILSKDSDFLLVKFGDNQIKKILPRDRNLMLL from the coding sequence ATGCAACAGAGCAATTACATAATCAATCCACTTAACGAAGAACAGAAGCAGGCCGTAATAACCTGTGATTGCAATCTTCTTATAATTGCCGGTGCAGGCAGCGGCAAGACAAAAACATTAACACACAAGATAGCATACATACTAAACGAAGGTTTGGCAAAACCGCACCAGATACTTGCCTTGACATTCACGAATAAGGCAGCTGGCGAGATGAGAGAGCGTATAGAAAAACTCATAGGCAGCTCATCATCGAGCATGTGGATAGGCACATTTCATTCTATAGCTTTAAGGATTTTGAGAAACGAAGGCATAAAACCGACAATATACGACACAAAGGATTCGGAATCTCTGATAAAAGAGATATTGAAACGATTAAACATAGATTCAAAAAAATACACACCACGCTCTTTCTTAAGCAAGATATCGCTGTTTAAGTTGAAACTGAAGAAGCCTGAAGATATAGAGATAACAAGACCTTTTGATAAGATATTGAAAAGTGTTTATAAGAGTTATGAAGAAGAGCTAAAAAAAGCAAATGCCGTTGATTTTGATAACATCATATTAAAAACCATTGACCTGCTTGAGAATAACAGCGAAATAAGAGAGAAATACTCCAATAGATTTAAATACATATTTATCGATGAGTATCAAGATACGAATTACCCGCAATACCTGATGGTTAGGTTGTTGTATAACGGGTTAAACAGGGTTTGTGCTGTTGGTGATGAAGATCAGTCCATTTACAGCTTTAGAGGGGCAGAAGTAGAAAACATAATGAAGTTTGATAAGGATTACGATAACTGCAAAATAGTAAAGCTTCAGAAAAATTACAGGTCGGCTCAGGAGATTTTAAACATAGCAAATACGCTCATATCAAAAAACAGCTTCAGAAACGAAAAACAGCTATACTCAGATAAAACAGGCGGCAGGATTACTATTAAAGGCTTGCCAACGGATTCAGACGAAGCAGACTTCGTAGCAAGAAAAATACTTATTTTGAGAGAAAACGGCGAAAGTCTTTCTGATATTGCCGTTTTATATAGAACAAACTCCCAATCAAGGGCAATTGAAGAAGCGTTGATAAGATACTCCATACCTTACAATATAATAGGCTCAAAGAGATTCTTAGAGAGAAAAGAGATAAAGGATATACTCGCATACTTAAGGCTTCTGGTAAACAGAGACGATAATGTATCGTTTTTAAGGGCTATAAACTCTCACCCGCGCGGCATAGGTGCAAAGCTCATTGAAAAGATACAAAAAAGAGCAGAAGAAGATAATATTTCACTGTTTGAAGCAAGCAAGAGATTGATTGATGACAATCTTTTGGCGGCAAAGCAGAAAAAGGCTTTGGGCGATTTTTTAAGTATCTTTGATGCTGTTGATACAACAAAAAGGGTTGATTTGATAATCGATGAGATTTTGAGTGTAAGCGGCTATAAAAATCATCTTGAAGATAAAGCAAATTCTGATAGAATTGAAAATGTTATGGAGCTTAAAAACAGCGGCTCTTTGGATAGCTTGGATGAGTTTTTGGAAGGCTTGTCTCTGCTGGATTACTCAAGCGACCTTGAGAAGGAGACAGAGAGTGTAAAGCTTATGACGATACACGCTGCAAAGGGCCTTGAGTTCAACTCTGTTTTTGTCGTTGGGTTGGAAGAAGGATTGTTCCCAAACGAAGGATTAAAACAGAGTGAGCTTGATATAGAAGAAGAACGCAGGTTATTTTATGTTGCTATAACCCGAGCCAAAACGAACCTGTTTATCACATACGCTCAGGCAAGAAAAAAATCTGCTCAATACTCATATACGAAACCTTCAAGGTTTTTAAAAGAGCTAAACGAGAACAGAAAAAACCCAGAAGAGCTAAAAAGAGGCGATAAGGTAAAACACTCCATTTTTGGAGAAGGTGTAATATTGAGCAAGGATAGTGATTTTCTGCTTGTAAAATTTGGTGATAATCAGATAAAAAAGATTCTGCCGAGAGATAGGAATCTAATGTTGCTTTAA
- the tsaB gene encoding tRNA (adenosine(37)-N6)-threonylcarbamoyltransferase complex dimerization subunit type 1 TsaB, with amino-acid sequence MQLAVDGSGNFLDISLFNKEGELVYSLFLKSKKTHSKQLVDVIDTVLKQLDISLGDIDTLFCVVGPGRYTSIRVVISTLKGLFFQKSISVFSLNSLDITAASVCDIEMFRVIGDFFSKEAYYCDYERKSGQLKRVSQIKKGTEEDVNDTGLPIIRSTDVKLFPKTKHVLELEQFFEKVELFALNPFY; translated from the coding sequence ATGCAGCTTGCAGTTGACGGAAGTGGCAATTTTTTGGATATAAGTCTGTTTAACAAAGAAGGAGAGCTTGTCTATTCTCTGTTTCTAAAAAGCAAAAAGACACACTCAAAACAGCTTGTTGATGTGATAGATACAGTTCTCAAACAGCTTGACATATCTCTTGGCGATATAGATACGCTTTTCTGTGTTGTGGGTCCTGGCAGATACACATCGATAAGGGTTGTTATATCAACACTTAAAGGTTTGTTTTTTCAAAAAAGTATCAGTGTCTTTAGTTTGAATAGTTTGGATATCACGGCGGCTTCGGTTTGCGATATTGAGATGTTTAGGGTTATTGGTGATTTTTTCTCAAAAGAAGCCTATTACTGCGATTACGAGAGAAAAAGTGGCCAACTAAAAAGAGTATCACAGATAAAAAAGGGCACAGAAGAAGATGTAAATGATACAGGCTTACCCATAATAAGAAGCACGGATGTTAAGCTATTTCCAAAGACAAAGCATGTGTTAGAATTGGAGCAATTTTTTGAAAAGGTTGAGCTGTTTGCTTTAAATCCATTCTATTAA
- a CDS encoding KpsF/GutQ family sugar-phosphate isomerase: protein MRSNVLNAIEEAVRIEKDSIDRLSKRIDESFFKAVEIIDNCKGRVIFSGMGKSGLVAKKISSTFSSIGIASIFVHPSEAAHGDLGAIRREDVAILLSNSGTTPEILFLLPMLKRFGIPIISIVGNINSELAKRSDVVLDASVEKEATPVSLVPTSSTTVALVIGDALAAGLIVKRDFKEEDFAFFHPGGSIGKKLLVRVEDLMHTGNEIPTVNEECDFSSLVYEISSKRLGMTVVLNKSGKLTGVITDGDLRRAIEKYNDRLFKIKAKDIATRNPKVIDRYSLAAKAANIMEKHSITSLVVIDSNNCVEGVIHLHDILKAGVL from the coding sequence ATGAGAAGTAATGTTCTTAACGCCATAGAAGAAGCTGTAAGGATAGAAAAAGATAGTATTGATAGGTTAAGCAAAAGGATAGATGAGTCTTTTTTTAAGGCAGTTGAGATAATAGACAACTGCAAGGGCAGGGTAATTTTCAGCGGGATGGGTAAATCTGGTCTTGTTGCAAAGAAGATATCGTCAACATTCTCAAGTATAGGTATAGCTTCTATATTCGTTCATCCATCAGAAGCAGCACACGGCGATTTGGGAGCAATAAGAAGGGAAGATGTCGCCATTCTCCTTTCAAACTCAGGGACAACTCCAGAGATACTTTTTCTTTTGCCTATGCTTAAACGATTCGGAATACCGATTATCTCAATAGTGGGCAACATAAATTCAGAGCTTGCAAAAAGAAGCGATGTTGTGCTTGACGCGTCGGTAGAAAAAGAAGCAACGCCAGTCAGCCTTGTTCCCACATCATCGACAACTGTTGCGCTCGTCATAGGCGATGCATTGGCTGCAGGTCTCATAGTAAAAAGGGATTTTAAGGAAGAAGACTTTGCCTTCTTTCATCCGGGCGGTTCCATAGGCAAAAAACTTCTTGTCAGGGTTGAAGACTTAATGCACACAGGTAATGAGATACCAACAGTCAATGAAGAGTGTGATTTTAGCTCACTTGTCTATGAGATATCGTCAAAAAGATTGGGCATGACCGTCGTATTAAATAAAAGCGGCAAGCTGACGGGCGTTATAACAGATGGAGACCTAAGAAGGGCTATAGAGAAATACAACGACAGGCTTTTCAAAATAAAGGCAAAAGATATAGCAACAAGAAACCCAAAGGTTATAGATAGATACTCACTTGCCGCAAAGGCTGCAAACATCATGGAGAAACACTCTATAACAAGCCTTGTCGTTATAGATTCAAACAATTGTGTTGAAGGTGTAATTCATCTGCACGATATACTCAAAGCAGGAGTTTTATAA
- the queD gene encoding 6-carboxytetrahydropterin synthase QueD yields the protein MFEITITTDFAAAHRLKNYNGACENLHGHNFIVEVSVVCKELDDAYIAIDFKVLKSIVAEIVDKLDHRYLNDINYFDKTNPTSEMIAKYIYEELKEKLKNRNRSCKPSKVSVFESLKAKATYFED from the coding sequence ATGTTTGAGATTACAATAACAACGGATTTTGCAGCTGCCCACAGGCTTAAGAATTACAACGGTGCATGTGAGAATTTACACGGACACAACTTCATCGTTGAAGTGAGTGTTGTATGTAAAGAGTTAGACGATGCATACATAGCGATAGATTTCAAGGTGCTTAAATCAATAGTTGCAGAGATAGTTGATAAATTAGACCATAGATACCTAAACGACATAAACTATTTTGATAAAACAAACCCAACAAGCGAGATGATAGCAAAATACATTTATGAAGAGCTAAAAGAGAAGCTAAAAAACAGAAACAGAAGCTGCAAACCATCGAAGGTAAGTGTTTTTGAATCCTTAAAAGCCAAGGCAACATATTTTGAAGATTAA
- a CDS encoding acylphosphatase produces MQCKRLKITGVVQGVGYRAWAKRLADMLNVKGYVRNMPDGSVEMVVCADEKIVNVMINAAKKGPAASVVKNVEAFDIDFQPKEGFEIWM; encoded by the coding sequence ATGCAATGCAAAAGATTGAAAATAACCGGCGTCGTGCAAGGTGTTGGATATAGAGCATGGGCAAAAAGGCTTGCCGATATGCTTAATGTTAAAGGATATGTTAGAAATATGCCCGATGGCAGTGTTGAGATGGTTGTTTGTGCTGATGAGAAGATAGTGAATGTTATGATAAATGCAGCAAAGAAAGGCCCTGCCGCAAGCGTGGTGAAGAATGTTGAAGCGTTTGATATAGATTTTCAACCTAAAGAGGGGTTTGAAATATGGATGTAA
- a CDS encoding energy transducer TonB: MSKFKRFLWIGFFISLLLHLSLFLLFVDLFKIETPQKPKEKKPIIVDIITLPKQKEKPKIKEKHKIAANISRKGSSKIYSKEEKLPFGSNKPKTIGTKPSKQKEKTVSKKRVKPSLTGKTKAEVKREKKPSLVKIKGGLFKTIPKSGFTAGKSKEYKSKNVKREATVSIGTQSIKYASYMQHIKHKIQNVWIYPQEAIQTGQQGRLLILFSIGKDGSLVKLKLLRSSGYPLLDKAALQAVKDAAPFPPLPKRFGVDVLNIYATFEYTLGYYFIY; encoded by the coding sequence ATGAGCAAATTCAAACGATTCTTGTGGATAGGTTTTTTTATATCTCTTTTACTACATCTTTCTCTCTTTCTGCTTTTTGTTGACTTATTTAAAATTGAAACGCCACAAAAACCAAAAGAGAAAAAACCCATTATTGTTGACATAATAACACTGCCAAAGCAGAAAGAGAAACCAAAGATAAAGGAAAAACACAAGATTGCTGCAAATATCTCAAGAAAAGGCTCATCCAAAATATACTCAAAAGAAGAGAAACTGCCCTTCGGCTCAAACAAACCAAAAACTATAGGCACAAAACCTTCAAAACAGAAAGAGAAAACCGTATCGAAAAAGAGAGTCAAACCATCACTAACGGGCAAAACAAAAGCAGAAGTAAAAAGAGAGAAAAAACCAAGCTTAGTTAAGATAAAAGGCGGATTGTTTAAAACAATACCAAAAAGCGGTTTTACTGCGGGCAAATCAAAGGAGTATAAGTCTAAAAATGTAAAAAGAGAAGCAACCGTAAGCATAGGCACTCAATCAATAAAATACGCATCATACATGCAACATATAAAACACAAGATTCAAAATGTATGGATATATCCACAAGAAGCGATACAGACGGGTCAGCAGGGCAGGTTGTTAATCCTATTTAGTATAGGCAAAGATGGTTCTTTGGTTAAACTAAAGCTTTTAAGGTCAAGTGGTTATCCACTGCTTGACAAGGCAGCACTGCAGGCTGTTAAAGATGCTGCACCATTTCCACCACTGCCAAAAAGGTTTGGTGTTGATGTTTTAAACATATATGCAACTTTTGAATATACCTTAGGTTATTATTTTATCTATTAA
- a CDS encoding DUF1015 domain-containing protein yields MAEVFPFKGVVYDRDYAKEEIMAPPYDVINDKEKKMLKEKSPFNIVRLTLPDSYDKAKETLSKWLNDGVLKFDEQCCFYSYQCDYEFEGKNIRLNGFIAALKVEEFGGSVKPHEKTLKGPKIDRFNLITKTNAMFCPIMGLYNHNKEIEEILNIDRESFFEEEFENIKHRIARITDKDQIRTIQNALKSESIIIADGHHRYETALMIKEYYNKQGIKEGGFDYIMILLLDAQTGGLSLNPIHRLVKKIDDFDAFLTELKRYFVIYSEDDGNWDFAMYDGEGFVYLRFKENKPSDLLKRLDVSIFEDYIYKKILNLTDKDIKNQRVAGYAHSKDELIELVNSKKARLGFVLKPMSFEELVEITNKGLTVPQKSTFFHPKIPSGLVGYHFKSIEGCRDV; encoded by the coding sequence ATGGCAGAAGTTTTTCCATTCAAAGGCGTTGTGTATGATAGAGACTATGCGAAAGAAGAGATAATGGCGCCACCTTACGATGTTATAAACGACAAAGAGAAAAAGATGCTTAAAGAGAAAAGTCCATTTAACATAGTAAGACTCACGCTTCCAGACTCATACGATAAAGCAAAAGAGACGCTGAGTAAATGGTTGAACGATGGAGTTTTGAAGTTTGATGAGCAGTGTTGTTTTTACTCCTATCAGTGCGATTATGAGTTTGAAGGTAAAAATATAAGGTTGAATGGATTTATAGCTGCTCTTAAGGTTGAAGAGTTTGGCGGTTCTGTAAAACCGCACGAAAAGACGCTCAAAGGCCCAAAGATAGATAGGTTTAACCTTATAACAAAGACAAACGCCATGTTCTGCCCGATAATGGGTTTATACAACCACAACAAAGAGATAGAAGAGATATTAAACATTGACAGAGAGTCGTTCTTTGAAGAAGAGTTTGAGAATATAAAGCATAGAATAGCAAGGATAACGGATAAAGACCAGATTAGAACAATTCAGAATGCATTGAAGAGTGAATCAATAATCATAGCCGATGGACACCACAGGTATGAGACAGCTTTAATGATTAAAGAGTATTACAACAAACAGGGTATAAAAGAAGGCGGTTTTGACTATATCATGATTCTCCTGTTAGATGCACAAACGGGTGGTTTAAGCCTAAATCCCATTCACAGACTCGTAAAGAAGATCGATGATTTTGATGCCTTTTTAACTGAGCTTAAAAGATATTTTGTAATATATTCTGAAGATGACGGCAATTGGGATTTTGCCATGTATGATGGAGAAGGGTTTGTCTATTTAAGATTTAAAGAGAACAAGCCTTCTGACTTGTTAAAGAGATTAGATGTAAGCATATTTGAAGATTACATTTACAAGAAGATTTTAAATCTAACAGATAAAGATATCAAAAATCAGCGTGTTGCAGGATATGCCCACTCAAAAGACGAACTTATTGAGCTTGTAAACTCAAAGAAGGCAAGGTTAGGGTTTGTTTTAAAGCCTATGAGTTTTGAAGAACTTGTTGAGATTACAAACAAGGGCTTAACAGTTCCACAAAAATCGACATTTTTCCATCCAAAGATACCATCTGGCCTTGTTGGATATCACTTCAAGAGTATTGAAGGATGCAGAGATGTTTGA